One Fibrobacter sp. UWB16 DNA window includes the following coding sequences:
- a CDS encoding glycoside hydrolase family 3 N-terminal domain-containing protein, with amino-acid sequence MIMVFLTSPQFIIENELGGVLITGKHLRSFDNYKERMDEIDRNLKIPLFTALDQEGGLVNRLVSYSKQWEGLPSAREMRRMDTTQIYTLTKKIGRTLKDIKINMNLAPVLDPSKDHRGTNSFMEESRRSWGNDTTNAYKVRAFVNGMRDNGVICVSKHFPGYDSWTNSDLQIAISASPKERINQNASFFRTLSKDIPVTMMSSVHFLRISSRPAVFDANIVKMARRGFPDMVVLTDDLWGTSLRAWASGKTQIPPRKNYPEKDFKRLITAIIDAGNDILMISYTSKAKDMLDIMMELSDKSSKYKRRIEESAARILKLKYKAGILKL; translated from the coding sequence ATGATCATGGTGTTCCTCACCTCTCCGCAATTCATAATCGAGAACGAACTCGGCGGCGTGCTCATCACAGGCAAGCACCTCCGCAGTTTCGACAATTACAAAGAACGAATGGACGAAATCGACAGGAACTTGAAGATTCCTCTTTTCACGGCACTCGACCAAGAAGGCGGCCTCGTTAACCGTTTAGTATCGTATTCAAAGCAATGGGAAGGCCTCCCGAGCGCCCGCGAAATGCGCCGTATGGACACCACGCAAATTTACACACTCACGAAGAAAATCGGGCGTACACTCAAAGACATCAAAATCAATATGAATCTGGCCCCGGTTCTGGACCCGTCCAAAGACCACCGCGGCACAAATTCGTTCATGGAAGAAAGCCGCCGCTCCTGGGGTAACGACACCACGAACGCATACAAAGTCAGAGCATTCGTCAACGGCATGCGCGACAACGGCGTCATCTGCGTTTCAAAGCACTTCCCCGGTTATGATTCCTGGACCAACAGCGACTTGCAAATCGCCATCAGCGCCTCGCCCAAAGAAAGAATCAACCAGAACGCGAGCTTTTTCAGGACTCTCTCCAAAGACATCCCCGTCACAATGATGTCGAGCGTCCACTTTTTGCGCATTTCCAGCCGCCCCGCCGTCTTTGACGCCAACATAGTCAAAATGGCACGCCGTGGATTCCCGGACATGGTCGTGCTTACCGATGACCTCTGGGGCACCTCGCTTCGCGCCTGGGCAAGCGGCAAAACGCAAATTCCTCCTCGCAAAAACTATCCGGAAAAAGATTTCAAGCGCCTCATCACTGCCATCATCGACGCAGGCAATGACATTCTCATGATTTCTTACACGTCCAAAGCCAAGGACATGCTCGACATCATGATGGAACTTTCCGATAAAAGTTCAAAATACAAGCGACGGATTGAAGAATCCGCCGCCCGCATCCTGAAGCTCAAATATAAAGCTGGAATATTAAAGCTTTAA